The genomic region TTGCGTTCGGATGCCAAGTTCGCAAATATGAACACAAATGTGGAAAGACATATTTGAGCAAAATCGGAGGCACTGTTTCATGACCAACGATAAGCAACAAACAGCACCCGACGAACTCCTGGCAAAGCTGGAGCAGCCACCAGCGCTTATAGAAACAATAAAAGCCATTGAACTTGCTCGCACACAGATCAGTCTCTATGGGATTGAGCATCCAAACTCACTTGCCGTCCTTGGTGAACTGGCAGGATGTGTCGAGCAGTTCGTGGAAACATATGAACGCGCCACCTGTATTTTCGCAAAAAATGCAGTGATCATAAACGAACACTACTTCAACACGACACCTGACAGCAAACAGATATGCCAAAGAATAAGGGCTCGCGGGGCAATGGCAATTACGTTTGTTGGCACTCCGCCTGTGGAGCAACTGCGCGAATTCATACTGTTTTTGAATGCTGAGCCGCGCGATGTCAGATCAAGCGGCGGACCGAGCACATATCTGCGCCAGCGCGGTGTGAGCAGAATTGTTCTGACTGAGGCGGTCTACACGACTGAGGACGACTCCGATGAAGACCACGTGGCAGTGGCGGACGACAGTTTTGATGATGACCGCGTGTTGGCCTCTGTGCTTAACTGGCTCTCCCAACAGGACAAAGAAGAAGACAATCTGCCAAAACTGCCGATCACACAAGTTTTATCTAATCCGGATTCTGCCGCAAGATTGATACGGGAAGCAGTTACCAAACTTCATGCGGCAAGGCGTCAAGATATGTCGGGTGAAATTGCCGGCGAGGTCGTCAACGATTTGAAATCGCTTGCCGGAACACATTCGGAAGAATGGGATAAAGCTGCACCGCAAATCAGAAAAGCAATACTAAAACTGCCGCAGGAAATGCGACCGACATTCGGCGGGTTTACGCTTGATGATGAAAATGATGATAATGTCCATCGCCGTATTGAGAATATCAGCGATATAGAAAACATGGTCGGGCAGATGATGCAGAAAGACCTGCCGAAACCGAATGCATTTGATGATCTCTTTGGAGCGCGCGCATATGGACCGCTGTCGGCATGGAGGAGAGAACTCCAGCCTGTCTCCATAATGACATCCACAGGCACTACTCTGCTCACACTGATGAGATGGGAAAACAGCGCCTGTGAACACTCGCGCATTGTCAAGGCATTGGCTGAGATGGTGCTTCGAGCAATGGACGTCAATGACCTTAACTGTGCGCTGCTCTTTGCCGGCGGACTCATA from bacterium harbors:
- a CDS encoding HEAT repeat domain-containing protein, whose protein sequence is MTNDKQQTAPDELLAKLEQPPALIETIKAIELARTQISLYGIEHPNSLAVLGELAGCVEQFVETYERATCIFAKNAVIINEHYFNTTPDSKQICQRIRARGAMAITFVGTPPVEQLREFILFLNAEPRDVRSSGGPSTYLRQRGVSRIVLTEAVYTTEDDSDEDHVAVADDSFDDDRVLASVLNWLSQQDKEEDNLPKLPITQVLSNPDSAARLIREAVTKLHAARRQDMSGEIAGEVVNDLKSLAGTHSEEWDKAAPQIRKAILKLPQEMRPTFGGFTLDDENDDNVHRRIENISDIENMVGQMMQKDLPKPNAFDDLFGARAYGPLSAWRRELQPVSIMTSTGTTLLTLMRWENSACEHSRIVKALAEMVLRAMDVNDLNCALLFAGGLIEEAVCDNESGWRKTNVRSALLGLEKDKLDLLISLALENGSAEAIRISAALVDLCPEIALGMIRMLDINSSEEFKQSIIRAIVKNGTSASAQLADLLRDGSPSGKVAALEILIGIGRAWALEEVASVIHGDDEALAIMAVEMLPNVRVPMVSEILMKAASHTVMGIRIAAVDALGKLGDAATLDFLDKIAKRRHLFGRSKFENIRQSALRAAQHIRDKQKKAA